GAATAAAGTTATTGTCACAAATTATCCCAATGTTTTTCCGAAGCTGATGTCGCCGGTGTATAGAAGCATTCATGTGATCTCTGCGTTTACACTCTGACTGGCCATTACTGCAGATGGCGGGCGGCGGAGGCCAGCCAGGCGTGCTGGCATAAAGGCACAGCTGCAGCGCAATTCAGACTCTCCGCGCTCTTTTCACGCTTGGATTTATTCCAGCAACATctagcaggaaaaaaaacccacagagCTGCTTCCTGTCCTCTtaacaacacacacaggctGCCTCTGTAGCATTAGCAACCGCAGGGAGATTTCGACATTTGCTTTGGCTCGGCTTTAGGAAAGggtccaaaaaaaatccaacatctTCACCGACAGGAATCGTAAATGAATAATCAATGCGACTCATCGTGATTCACTAGCATTCCTTCAAACACAGACTGCACTAGATTCATTCGGAATAGCACGGACCTCTGCCAAGGTCTTGATTTGGAGTGGTATCAAAAGGTTGTTATTAAAATTCAAGCATTGCTCACTGTAAAGTTAAGAAAAAatgctgagaaaaaaacatctaaataTTGCAAAAGTTTCCAAAaaattgtgtatgtatatTCAACATATTTGACAATTATTACTACTGCTTCCTAAATCAGATGTGAAACACTTTttcgtgtgttttttttcggAAAATGGTTTAACTCTTAACATTCaaggtgatgatgtcattgctgTATGTACGATCTAACATCATTTCATGGACCCTCGGTGGTCCACACGCCCTattttgagaaccactgctgGAAACTCTATAATTCTTAATGCTTGGACTTTTATGACAGTGGCATAATACTGTTTTGAGAAATTTGTAATATATCTCCTTGGGGAAGTTAAGTAGCATTCAAGTCATGGATGTCCTAATGGTGGACTTGTCTGCACCAGAAAACAGCAATTGAGACCCATTAAGAAAAGTGCTGCCATTTCCACGCTTTTGTACAGCAACGCTGAGTGGTGGAGCTGGCAGGCACCCTGACGTGATTATGTCATTATTTGCAGTTGAAAGGTCGGGCGAGCAGCATTTAAACTACAACTTGAGCTGTGGAGGACAGctggggggcaaaaaaaaataataaaaaatagcatGCCAACAAACAGGCTGTATAATGGCGAGACAATAAATGTACCCTTTGGTTGAATTAACCGGTGATTATCAACTAAGCTGTTCAACTATCTATGCCAGTAATGTATAGTGATAGTGTTAGCCTGTCTATGGTGTTTTACACTTTGTTAGCATTGGGCTAACTTTATAACAATCCGATGTGGTTGTTTTGGACACATAACATTATAATTCTGTTTTTGCTTATTATGGCTGTAAACTTCAGAGGGAGTGACAGTAAACAATTGCATTCATAGCCTCTACATATATTTATTgatctttattattttttgctgtggctgaatttatcatttttacagtaatgaaaataacatgtctATGCCggtgtttttcatttgaggGTTTATTTGGGGGTGAAAGTCGAGGGCGCCTTTTAAGTTCGTACCGCCACTGCTTCACTCAATAAAGATTGGGAAAGAGCGAAATAAACAATCAGGCACGCATGCAGGGGTAATTGATTCGCCCCTTCATTAATTAATGTCAGCACGTTGCCACAGGGCCACACAGCCCGGCATTAGTGCAACTTTCAATTCGGATTTCTACCTTTCCGGATGAGATCTTCGATTCCCTGGTCGAACCCCAGCCGGTGGCATTTCCTCCACAGCCCCATGTTGGTGGAGTTGTACTGCCTGTTGCACTCGTCCGCGGCGCTCATGGCGAACAGCTGCCGCCGGTTACGGGCCAGGAGCAGCTTCTCCTCCCAGCGGGTCGCGGCGCTCCGACCGGCCCGCAGAGGCAGGCTGTTGTTGGGGATGTAGATGAAGCCCGGGTCCTTGCGGCGGCTCGAGAAACTCTGGCAGCGCTCCTTGTAGCGCCTTGCGTCGGTCTCGTACCAGTGGTCGGAGCACATCGCCACTGCCAGCATGCCCAGGGCGCATAGAGACAGAGCGAGCCCGGCGTAGAGCAGCAACTTCCCGGCAGCCATGCTCGCCTCACAGCCGCATCAGCACCACGACCGTTGGACAGCTCCTCTGCGGATTCCACCCTCGTCTCGCTTGGGTCCGGCTCACATCACCTCTGCAGATCGGAATCcacgatttatttattttttaatttaagtggggaggcggggggtgcagcagccaaaaaaaaaaaaaaaaatcaaaaattaaTAATCCTTTAAATCCGGTGTCTTCTCCAACCCTCCGCTCTTGCGTCCTTTTTCTCCTGCAGCACGAAGAAGACGCTTATCTCAtctgagcagcagcagcaggatcTGCAGCATGCATCTGTCTCGGCAACATACCATTCACACCATTAGAAAACGTCATTAACACCCATTAAGGACAAAGGGTGCAGAAGAATGCAAATGCTCAGACCTGATGTGGCCGAGTAGCggcggggggagggggggcataGGTCCGTGGAAATGTGGAGGGATCAGCCCGTTGAGTCAGCAAAGCGTCCTCCCCCCCAAGCACGTCTGATGACGGGATGACGGCAGATGCTCCAGAGCGGACCCGTACGCCCGCCTGGCCGACCAATCAACGCCCATCTGTCTACACGAGCATGTTGGCTAACTACTGCACAGGGCTCGGACCGACCATTTAAAAATACCACAGACCACTAAATACTTTATTAGCCCTTACATGCTGTTTATTTACTTTGAACGAAAAAGAAATAGTAATAGTTGTATCAAATTATGAGTTGCAGATCTTTTCAGATCCGTCTTAAACATTAATAAAGTGATTATCATTCCTGAATATATAAGTAATGGAtagacaaatatattttttaatgcacaCAGAAACTTATGTCACCTGATGTTGTGCTGCACTCTGGTGGCCGAAAACAACACTGCAGTAAACCTTTGATTATTAGAAAAATGCAATGGGTACAACAAACGCTTATTAccatattgaaaaaaatgtccactCAATTATGATAGCACTAAATATTTTGTATGAGTGGTAGTTTTTCGGCTCCGGGTTCGCTAAATGTTACCTGAAGATGTTTTCTGCTTGTCTTTTAGTGACCTCTAGCGGTCAAAATGAGATTCACATTTCAGGTACGCTTTAGAGCGGACTCAAAATCCATAcgctttaaaaatgaaaaataccaCTTTGAGGccagcaaaacattttatacGCTTAAACTTAAACAGactttgtatatttttgtccGCCCATATTATGTATGCAGTGTAAAGTTTAGCGACGGACTTCCTTTTgacacaaaatacaataaaatgttctTTACCATATTAATATATGCACTTTTACTTATAACGTATGattctgtcttttttgtaTTAAATAAGGTATCaatgtaaattaaaacaaacattagaGGAGgcataaatgcaaaaaaactaTGTATTATGTACCCGGAAGTAAAAGCTACCATCCAATCACTGCTCAGAACCAGACGGAATACGGAAGTGTCGCTCGTCTGGTGAAGGTTACACACAATTGCAGCATATTTTTGGCCTGTTTGCTgcataaaatgacatttctagGTTTCTTATGATGCTTTATTTGCGGCTACAAGCCTAAAtcgctgttgtttttttcaacacaGCCTTGAGATTAAGGTAAGAATGACGATAAACTTCATTTTGCGTGTGCATATGACCATCTCGCCATTGTTTTCATCCAGGAcgtatcaaatgaaaaaaataaattaagatAATAGTATCGGCACATTGCATAATAATTTTATTAAATGCGCaatgcaattaaaatgtattgtcattattattgttattttattatcatcTTTTATGAAtctcataaaatacataacatttccttttcctcctccttaCTAAGCAGCTATGGCCACCATGTCCAACTATGCACTGCGCATGGCCAGACTGAGCGCTCAAATCTTCGGGAATGTCGTACGTACGACGGACTCCAAGTCCATGAAGGTGGTGCGCCTTTTCCAGGAACCTCCCATGGCCAAGCAGAAGGAGGTGTCCGACTGGTACCCGCAGCACAAGATCTACTATTCCATGACCCAGAAGCTCAGGTTCATGGGACTTTTCAGGTAACCTTTGACACGTGCCAGGAgctaagttttttttaatgagtttGTACACCCTGGACTGTCTTTAATTGTTTAATTGTTCTTTAATATTTGTTCACAGGGATGAGCATGAGGATTTCAAGGAGGAGATGCGTCGCTTGAGGAAGCTGAGAGGAAAAGGCCCGCCAAAGAAAGGAGAAGGGAAGAGAGCAACCAAGAAGAAGTGAGCTGTATCACTTCAAAACTGGGACAATTGAGAGACTTTAACGATCAAAACATTCTTTACAATGTTCACAACGTGAACGATGCTTACAGGATGTGTTAAAAATTCAGGATTATGTTTGTGTCATTTAAATTTGATGTATGAAAAGATTTTTGTTGACTGCAGATGCAATGTTGCTCACTGTTGAAAGTATTaaagagagacaaaaaaaaatactattccATCCGTCCATTTTTTTCAGTCCTTATTCTCTGTATTGGTAATGTGtgtcttgtttgtgtgtacgcTTGTGTTAAAAGTGTATGTACAGTTtatcgtatttttttttgtaaaaaagaaatgaccggaggggaaaaaaatcagtaaacaataataaacagaTATTGCATTTCTTTGTGGATGTTGCGCGTGTGTGCCTGTTTCGTGCGTAATGCTTTGCAGCCTGctcaagtttgtttttgtcgccCCCTAGATCCGCAGCGACGCCACTGCGCTTGTCTCTCTTATTTTCCACTCACTTTCTCACACTTTAAAATGGCGGCGTTGAGCAGCGCCGAGTCCCTACCGCCCGTCTTTAACGGAGACACCTCAGAGCGGCAGCCGGGCGGGGAGCAGGGCCTCGAGGAGCTTGGCGCCGCGCTGGAGCCCTCAAGCCCGGCGGGGATCCCCGAAGGTCCGCAAGACGAGGAGGTAGGCGCTTTACGGCAGCGGTGCGATGGTGGCGGCGGAGGGGGTGGGAGGGAGCAAAGTGGGCACGGGGAACGGGGCTCCGTGCGGGGCTAATTGGATGGAAATGTTCAGGAGACACCGGCTGCTCCGGGGACGGCGGGGGATGCGGCACAACGGGCAACGACTAGAACCGTATAACGGGGGGGTCCTCGGTTCGCGCTAGGCGGGAACGTGCAGCAGCTGGACGGGGAGCTTTTATTCGAGGGGTCGGTGTTTACTCGGGGCCTTGCTCGCTTTATTCCGTCGGCTCTCACTGCAGCGCCGCCACGGCACGCAACGCAATGCACGCCGCTGTTGACACAACAAAGACGGGCAATTAGCGGCGCTTTTGCCAGTGGGGTGCACCGCTGCGTGGACGCGGTGGAGAGACCCACTCGGGGTAGATGGTGGATGCTAGCTGGAGTCGTGTTGACGTATTATGCAGCTGCACAGGTTACTTTTGtacgaaaacaaaaaaaaacatgcacacacttgaCCACGCAGGCCTCTGCACATCAATCCGCCtagttttcattcattcacagctaaatatattttatttccagtAGTTATCAGCACACCCAATGAAGCTcagtgcagctctgcttacctgttccctttaatgacatttattcAGGTATTCATTTTTCAGATTTGCTATTCATATTGAAATTTGAGCGACATCCATGCGGACCTGCATAATTTAAACTACTGAAAGTAGTAAAATCCTATATTGGAGAATAAAAGCCAAGCTAAATGTCTACATAACCAGAATTAGCAAAGTTTGACACACATTTtaacaatatttgttttttttcctctgatgATTACTTTAAGTTTGTTCATCTTTGAGGTTTCCTTTAAACGGACGGCCTAGCGATGGAAATAGCCATCGTCTGATACAGTTCCTGAAAGTCGGGAGGATAAGAGCAATATCAGGAAATAGCCGTCTTTTCAACATCCCATTGAGTCATCGTTCACCCTTCAGCCCTTTTTAAGTGTGAAACATTGTCATGTGCTAACTCTGCAAGTGATACACTTGCTGTCTCTATTTCGATTTGTATGTGCAGTATTGAATTACATAAATTTTGGCCCCGTTTCTTAAAGGAGACTTAAGGCTTTGTGTTGGTTGAAGTTACTTTTCCTGAGACAAACTGTTTAGCTATttgaacataaataaatatatattaaaaaaaaaaattgtccaaCACAGCTCAAGCCAAAATAATTGCTTAGGCTGCTGGTGCCAAGCAACTTTGTTGAAGTAATAAGAGGAGCTTCATTTAATTAGgcctgaaagtgaaaagtgctttACTGCCGCCTTGTGGCAACTTTAGGCAATTACAAATCTTTCAATTACTCGCTgagtttttgcttttttgcgTTCTGTGCAAACTTGTAGAAGGGGAATGGAGTGAAGTTCCCGAAGCTGGAAAAATGTGCGCTGCTGCTTCAGTCTTATGAATAGGTCTAATTCATTCAGGCAAAAGGGAAGCCTGAAAACTGATGAGCTTGCATGATGTCATATTCTCTCGAGTGAATGACTGGAGAGATGGGTTGCGGGTGATGTCATTCTCATGAATGGATATCGGTTTTGATATCTGATTACCGTCGGTCAGTGAGAAGCTTTTTATTCACAAAAGTGACGCACGCCAGACAGATGATCTAATTTCAAAGTCAGCAAAACTGAATAGAATTTAatgaatcacaaaaaaaatgtctttctcGAAAACAGATCTGGAACATCAAACAGATGATCAAGTTGACACAAGAACACTTAGAGGCTCTTCTGGACAAGTTTGGAGGAGAACATAATCCTCCCTCCATATATCTTGAGGTGAGAGTGGTTTGCTTTCACGGCATGGAAGCTCGATCATTTAAGACTCCGCCTCCAACTCAACAGGCCTATGAGGAGTACACCAGCAAGCTGGACGCCCTGCAGCAGAGGGAGCAGCAGCTGCTGGAGGCCACCGGCAACGGCACCGACTTCTGCTCGCCGAGTCCCGTGCCGGCGCTTGTGGAGGTCAAGACGGGATGCGGCGGGGGAGGCGCTCAGGCTTTCCCCTCGGCGCCCAACACCCTGGCCGTCCTCCAGAAACCCACCGATGCCAGCCGCAGCAACCCGCGCTCGCCGCAGAAGCCCATCGTCCGGGTCTTCCTGCCCAATAAACAGAGAACAGTGGTAcgttctcaaaataatgaCTGAGGTCCTGTCACTCATTAGGCCACGCCCCCTACAGAGGCCTACATTATTTATAGCCATTatgttccatttatttatttcgaaTGGAGCCATcacagtaccgtattttccggactatgaggcgcaccttcaatgaatggcctattttaaaagtttgtctttatataaggcgcaccatgaatgcatcatgtcagatttttaatccaaatcaaatcattctccattttatcttttttatttcaacttcagacgcaacaaattagcttataatcacaaaataatgatccatagcctttttgattcatgattcatagtcttcagcgggccacttatgattgatttcatgacacaatgcttcgggccagtttaaatttaggaatttggtccagatataaggcgcaccggactataaggcgcactgtcggcttttgagaaaattttaggtttttaggtgcgccttatagtctggaaaatacggtacatgtaAGGAAACAAAACTAACGGTGAGATGTTTCAGGTCCCcgcccgctgtgggatgaccGTGCGAGACTCGCTCAAGAAGGCCCTCATGATGCGAGGACTCATCCCCGAGTGCTGCGGCGTCTACAGGGTACAAGACGGGTGAGTGCGATGCAAACGCACTAAAAttaggaaagaaaaacattgtgctgattttgtattttattttcaatcagAGAGAAGAAGCCTATCGGTTGGGATACGGATATTTCCTGGCTCACGGGGGAAGAGTTGCACGTGGAAGTCTTGGAGAATGTGCCACTCACCACGCACAACTTTGTGAGTATATGTTAAAAGTCAtatcaaaaatgtaaaatgtggtTTATTGGAACGGGTTTGTCGATTCCAGGTGAGGAAGACCTTCTTCACGCTGGCCTTCTGCGACTTCTGCCGGAAGCTTCTTTTCCAGGGCTTCCGCTGTCAGACGTGCGGCTATAAGTTCCACCAGCGCTGCAGCACCGAGGTCCCCCTCATGTGCGTCAACTACGACCAGCTCGAGTAAGTGCCACGTGAGAAGTAGCCCGTCACGTTCAAGCCTGCGTGCTGATGATGACGCAATTCTGTGCCGCGCAGTTTGCTGCTGGTGTCCAAGTTCTTCGAGCATCACCCTTTCACCCAAGAGGAGGTCTCCTCCGAGGGGACCACCCCCGTCTCTGAAGTCTGTCCGTCGCTCCCGCCGTCCGACTCCACCGGGTAAGCCTCCTTTGCACTCTGACCTTTCCGATAAGCCTGCTGACAGGCCCACGCGGTCTCGACAGGTCCATGTGCCACGCCGCCTTGTCCCCGTCCAAGTCCATCCCCATCCCACCGAGTTTCCGGCCCAGCGAGGAGGAACACCGCAACCAATTCGGCCAGCGGGATCGCTCTTCCTCAGCTCCcaacgttcatatcaacaccATCGAGGCCGTCAACATTGATGTGAGGGATGAATTCGGTTTCATGCTTTGCACTTTTTATAGTTGCGTAAGAGTCCAgcataataatagtaatttttcttttttcttttttcaggaCCTGATCCGAGATCAGGGACTAGTGAGGTCTGATGGAGGTAAGGATCctgcctccatttttttttctttttcccaccATCCCGCGTGTCTGCGTGCACTCAGGTCttctgtgtgagtgtgtgtgtgtgtgtttgtatataCATGCATGTGAAGACCCTAGAAACTTTAGACTCGGTGCTCGTTTTCCTACAACCTGACCAGTGTAATTCATGTTAGTcgtcatttgcttttttttttttttccctcgttGCTGGAACTAACgttttcaattcatttaaaaattaaaaacctttttgttgatgtttatAAACAAGATGAGATGTGATGTGTTTTtacgtaaaattatttattatcgATAAAACAAgaagtcattttaaaacaatattgaGTTATTTGTGTTACAGGAGCCCCTTAATATAAtacacaatatttttaaagttgaatttatttcttttaaaaaaaaaaaacacgcgcGTGAATAAATGTTAATCAAGGCCCAACCGAAGCTTGATGTGATATGCTTTGGAGTTCGGTGGGCACGCTTAGCTTGAGCGGCGACGGGCAGGGTGAGTGAATAGCAGTGatggtctgtctgtctctctttgCCCTGCAGCCCCCCCGACCCACCCTGCCCGCTGCTTGAGGAAGCACCGAACACGGACCTCAAGCCCCCTCCTATACTCCTACCCCAATGACATAGTGTTTGATTTTGAGCCCGAGCCCGTGTTCCGAGGTAGTCAGGCCCTTCTGTGTGTTCTCGtgcccccccttccccttcATCCTGCTTTCACCACCACCGCCTCCCCGCATTCGCAAACACCAGGTCCGTCTCATTCGCTGTGTGACCCCCGCCCCACCATCTTTCACCACCACTGTCAGTAGTTAACCGAGCCAGATTTATTAAAACTGAATTGTCATTTCAAATAGCTTTTTGTCATGTTGACTCTTCCTCCATTATTGagcaatttatttaaaacCATCTTATGGTCCCCGGCGTTATTAAGTTAAGCACTCCGAAAGTGTGGAGGTTAAGTTGCCGCGTCACAACATGGCGGGAAATACTGAAATGAAACTCCTCATCTCACCTCAACATACCTCCTTGACACCAAGGTGCCACCAGATGGCGCCAAAAGGGGGGCTTGACTCTAACGCCATCCAATCAAGCGCCCCCCCTCACCTTTCCCCTGCATGTCGACAAATACTAGATTCCAACTCCCCGTCGTTCGGAATTAGTTACCTTTCCACCTACCTGTCTTTCCctcttttctcccccccctcccccttcccacccTTCAGGGTCAACCACCGGATTGTCGGCCACACCCCCCGCCTCGCTCCCCGGCTCCCTGACCAACGTCAAGGTGCCCCAGAAGTCGCCGTGCCCGCAGAGGGAGCGCAAGTCGTCGTCCTCGTCCGAGGACCGCAACAAGATGGTGGGTCCCGTCGGTAACGGGGACGTCCCGTCTCCATCGAAAGAATCTCACGGGTGTCGTGTGCGACAGAAAACGCTGGGGAGGCGGGACTCCAGTGATGACTGGGAAATCCCCGAGGGGCAGATTACGCTCGGGCAGAGGATAGGCTCCGGCTCCTTTGGAACTGTCTTCAAAGGAAAGTGGCATGGTAGGACgattgcagctctgcttatcTTGCTCACCaactattgaaaaaaaaaatcgattaattaaaaaaatgactccTTTAAGGTGATGTGGCGGTGAAGATGTTGAACGTGACCGCTCCGACACCTCAGCAGCTTCAGGCCTTCAAGAACGAAGTGGGCGTCCTCAGGTAACCTCAAACACGACAGCGTCCCCCGCTTAGAACATGGCCGACATTCTTCAACGTTCCAGGAAAACACGTCACGTCAACATCCTGCTGTTCATGGGCTACACCACCAAGCCTCAGCTGGCCATCGTGACGCAGTGGTGCGAAGGCTCCAGCCTCTACCACCACCTGCACATCATCGAGACCAAGTTTGAAATGATCAAGCTCATCGACATCGCCAGGCAGACCGCTCAGGGGATGGAGTGAGCACACCCCAAAATTCAACAATTGACTGCATCAATAGACTtgtaattttttcttttgcttcctTAGTTACCTGCACGCCAAGTCCATCATCCACCGCGATCTGAAGAGCAACAGTATCTTGGATTTAAAGCGGCAATAAAACAGGCGTCTAAATCTAATGACAGGTGCAGCGTGGCGGTTTTCCTTAACCGCATCTTGCTCAGATATTTTCCTCCATGAGGATCTGACGGTGAAGATAGGTGACTTTGGCCTGGCCACAGTCAAGTCCCGCTGGAGCGGCTCCCACCAGTTTGAACAGCTGTCCGGCTCCATTCTGTGGATGGTGAGTGCTTTCAAACGGACAGCCGCGTCATTTGAAGTAACCCCCTTATGTCCCCTCCCCAAAGGCTCCGGAAGTGATCCGACTGCAGGACAAGAATCCTTACAGCTTCCAGTCTGACGTCTACGCTTTTGGCATTGTGCTGTACGAACTCATGTCAGGAGCGCTGCCCTACTCCAACATCAACAACAGAGATCAGGTAAGATGATGTCATTCGAAagactttcaaaaaaaaaaaagctgtcatAACTATATATGTTCCGCTAATCATGCGCAGATCATATTCATGGTTGGCCGAGGTTACCTGTCCCCCGACCTCAGCAAGGTGCGGAGCAACTGCCCGAAGGCTATGAAGAGGCTAATGGCCGACtgtttgaagaagaagagagagGAGCGACCCCTCTTCCCTCAGGTTACTActcatattattattttatattattattattatgagttAAGAACCACTTATTCGTGACGGGACAACAATTGGGAATATTTTCAGATCTTGGCGTCCATCGAGCTGCTGGCTCGCTCGTTACCCAAAATCCACCGCAGCGCCTCGGAGCCTTCGTTAAACCGCGCCGGCTTTCAGACGGAGGACTTCAGCTTATACGCCTGCGCCTCGCCCAAAACTCCCATCCAAGCGGGCGGCTATGGTAGGTCCCATAGGTCTTGGATTTCTCTTCcatttcagcatttatgtatttatttatttatatttatttattttcccaccAGGGGAGTTTTCAGCATTCAAGTAAGTGCTGTGCATCTCACCAGCCCTTCCCTCGTCACTGCTCCAAAGTCCTTCCGTCCTTGCCGTGGATTAATTcatcactggaaaaaaaacaaaactgaaatgtAGTCTTAAACGAATGTGCCGTTTTCTTCCTCTACAAATGATGAGATTCCTTCCAGCTTCAAAGCTGTCCGTTGGGCAACCAGCCAAAGCGACAGCAAATTGAAtaggggggcaaaaaaaaaaaaatccaatttaagaaaaatacaccacaaaaaatcacaaatggaaaagaaaaccaaGCACGAATATATCCGTACCAAAACCATTTGGAGGCGGGGCAAACTTCCCAGGTGGACTAGCCCGCCTAAGAAAATGGCGACGGGATGCGACACGGCGAGGAAAAGGCCGAGCGGCTCCGGCTGCACTTTGGAAGGCGGCCTGCAGGGGGCGGCCCTCTGCCGGGCTCGCTGAGATG
This genomic window from Syngnathus acus chromosome 23, fSynAcu1.2, whole genome shotgun sequence contains:
- the braf gene encoding serine/threonine-protein kinase B-raf isoform X2 is translated as MAALSSAESLPPVFNGDTSERQPGGEQGLEELGAALEPSSPAGIPEGPQDEEIWNIKQMIKLTQEHLEALLDKFGGEHNPPSIYLEAYEEYTSKLDALQQREQQLLEATGNGTDFCSPSPVPALVEVKTGCGGGGAQAFPSAPNTLAVLQKPTDASRSNPRSPQKPIVRVFLPNKQRTVVPARCGMTVRDSLKKALMMRGLIPECCGVYRVQDGEKKPIGWDTDISWLTGEELHVEVLENVPLTTHNFVRKTFFTLAFCDFCRKLLFQGFRCQTCGYKFHQRCSTEVPLMCVNYDQLDLLLVSKFFEHHPFTQEEVSSEGTTPVSEVCPSLPPSDSTGSMCHAALSPSKSIPIPPSFRPSEEEHRNQFGQRDRSSSAPNVHINTIEAVNIDDLIRDQGLVRSDGGSTTGLSATPPASLPGSLTNVKVPQKSPCPQRERKSSSSSEDRNKMKTLGRRDSSDDWEIPEGQITLGQRIGSGSFGTVFKGKWHGDVAVKMLNVTAPTPQQLQAFKNEVGVLRKTRHVNILLFMGYTTKPQLAIVTQWCEGSSLYHHLHIIETKFEMIKLIDIARQTAQGMDYLHAKSIIHRDLKSNNIFLHEDLTVKIGDFGLATVKSRWSGSHQFEQLSGSILWMAPEVIRLQDKNPYSFQSDVYAFGIVLYELMSGALPYSNINNRDQIIFMVGRGYLSPDLSKVRSNCPKAMKRLMADCLKKKREERPLFPQILASIELLARSLPKIHRSASEPSLNRAGFQTEDFSLYACASPKTPIQAGGYGEFSAFK
- the mrps33 gene encoding 28S ribosomal protein S33, mitochondrial, with translation MATMSNYALRMARLSAQIFGNVVRTTDSKSMKVVRLFQEPPMAKQKEVSDWYPQHKIYYSMTQKLRFMGLFRDEHEDFKEEMRRLRKLRGKGPPKKGEGKRATKKK
- the braf gene encoding serine/threonine-protein kinase B-raf isoform X1, with protein sequence MAALSSAESLPPVFNGDTSERQPGGEQGLEELGAALEPSSPAGIPEGPQDEEIWNIKQMIKLTQEHLEALLDKFGGEHNPPSIYLEAYEEYTSKLDALQQREQQLLEATGNGTDFCSPSPVPALVEVKTGCGGGGAQAFPSAPNTLAVLQKPTDASRSNPRSPQKPIVRVFLPNKQRTVVPARCGMTVRDSLKKALMMRGLIPECCGVYRVQDGEKKPIGWDTDISWLTGEELHVEVLENVPLTTHNFVRKTFFTLAFCDFCRKLLFQGFRCQTCGYKFHQRCSTEVPLMCVNYDQLDLLLVSKFFEHHPFTQEEVSSEGTTPVSEVCPSLPPSDSTGSMCHAALSPSKSIPIPPSFRPSEEEHRNQFGQRDRSSSAPNVHINTIEAVNIDDLIRDQGLVRSDGAPPTHPARCLRKHRTRTSSPLLYSYPNDIVFDFEPEPVFRGSTTGLSATPPASLPGSLTNVKVPQKSPCPQRERKSSSSSEDRNKMKTLGRRDSSDDWEIPEGQITLGQRIGSGSFGTVFKGKWHGDVAVKMLNVTAPTPQQLQAFKNEVGVLRKTRHVNILLFMGYTTKPQLAIVTQWCEGSSLYHHLHIIETKFEMIKLIDIARQTAQGMDYLHAKSIIHRDLKSNNIFLHEDLTVKIGDFGLATVKSRWSGSHQFEQLSGSILWMAPEVIRLQDKNPYSFQSDVYAFGIVLYELMSGALPYSNINNRDQIIFMVGRGYLSPDLSKVRSNCPKAMKRLMADCLKKKREERPLFPQILASIELLARSLPKIHRSASEPSLNRAGFQTEDFSLYACASPKTPIQAGGYGEFSAFK